A genomic segment from Aspergillus puulaauensis MK2 DNA, chromosome 1, nearly complete sequence encodes:
- a CDS encoding MDR family MFS transporter (COG:G;~EggNog:ENOG410PJ3D;~InterPro:IPR020846,IPR011701,IPR036259;~PFAM:PF07690,PF06609;~TransMembrane:14 (i83-109o121-138i150-170o176-201i208-227o239-258i279-301o313-333i354-371o383-407i414-435o441-458i479-501o551-573i);~go_function: GO:0022857 - transmembrane transporter activity [Evidence IEA];~go_process: GO:0055085 - transmembrane transport [Evidence IEA]), with product MDEKYAIEGAASNPDRRQEASSHPNSTSEIQGRLSSDQETPSVKEEGFKDAHLAPQAGPDDATSPTPDGTEQTHQEWIEGFQLFVVMAGITLVIFLMLLDTSIVATAVPKITNQFHSLQDVAWYGSAYTLASCALQPLTGKFYTHFKSKIVFMSFIAIFELGSLICGVSTSSKMLIVGRAVSGMGTSGMINGALTIIAGAVPMHKRPALIGMLMGFTQLGLVIGPLVGGALTTYTTWRWCFYINLPIGGLVALLLVFTRIPEQRKKPPALEVLPTFYKTFDLVGFVLFAPAAIMFLLALEWGGNEYPWNDSRIIGLFCGAGATAIVFLGWEYYKGRDAMIPFHLITQRVAYTSYANVAALFGLTMVIAYYLPIYFQAVKDDSALISGVNLLPQILSQLVASVISGVLIGKLGYYIPWSVGGAVIAAVGAGLLSTLTPRTSTAAWAGFQILVGLGRGCATQAPMLAVQNGIAPDDLSTGMAILTFCQTFGGSVFLAVANVIFSEGLKSQIPRYAPNVHPDVVIAAGATGFRQTVSGDDLQGVLKGYARAVGWVFYLVAALCVVTFASGWGMGWVDLRKKKGDGDVKASDNGKVKDEEKGEASV from the exons ATGGACGAAAAATATGCCATAGAGGGGGCGGCCTCTAACCCCGACCGACGCCAAGAAGCCTCTTCACACCCAAATAGCACCAGTGAGATCCAGGGTAGATTATCTTCAGACCAGGAGACGCCATCCGTAAAGGAAGAAGGTTTTAAGGATGCACATTTGGCGCCACAGGCTGGACCCGACGATGCGACGAGCCCTACACCAGATGGCACCGAGCAAACACATCAGGAATGGATTGAAGGATTCCAGCTCTTCGTGGTGATGGCTGGTATTACGCTGGTTATATTTTTGATGCTACTGGATACTTCCATCGTTGCGACG GCTGTTCCCAAAATCACAAACCAGTTCCACTCGCTGCAAGATGTTGCGTGGTATGGCAGTGCATATACACTCGCTAG CTGTGCTCTGCAACCCCTAACAGGCAAATTCTACACCCATTTCAAGTCCAAG ATCGTCTTCATGAGtttcatcgccatcttcgAACTTGGATCACTCATTTGCGGTGTTTCAACGTCTTCCAAAATGTTGATTGTAGGGCGCGCCGTGTCAGGGATGGGAACTTCAGGCATGATCAACGGCGCCTTGACCATTATTGCAGGTGCTGTTCCAATGCACAAAAGACCAG CCCTTATCGGAATGCTGATGGGCTTCACGCAGCTGGGCCTGGTCATCGGTCCACTGGTCGGAGGTGCTCTCACCACATACACAACCTGGCGATGGT GCTTCTATATCAACCTCCCAATCGGCGGGCTAGTagcccttctcctcgtcttcacccGCATTCCCGAACAGCGCAAAAAGCCCCCAGCCCTGGAAGTCCTACCCACCTTCTACAAAACATTCGACCTTGTCGGCTTCGTCCTATTCGCCCCTGCAGCCATCAtgttcctcctcgctctAGAATGGGGCGGTAACGAGTATCCATGGAACGACTCGCGTATCATCGGTCTCTTCTGCGGCGCGGGCGCCACCGCGATTGTCTTTCTGGGATGGGAGTACTATAAAGGCCGCGACGCCATGATTCCATTCCACCTCATTACCCAGCGCGTGGCGTATACGAGTTATGCGAATGTTGCTGCCCTGTTTGGTTTGACTATGGTCATTGCATATTATCTGCCCATCTATTTCCAGGCTGTGAAGGATGATTCGGCACTTATTAGCGGTGTGAATCTCCTTCCGCAGATTTTGTCGCAGCTTGTTGCTTCGGTTATTTCTGGTGTTCTCA TCGGAAAACTGGGCTACTACATTCCCTGGTCCGTCGGCGGTGCAGTCATTGCCGCCGTCGGTGCCGGTCTGCTCTCAACTCTCACACCTAGAACTTCCACAGCCGCATGGGCAGGCTTCCAGATCCTGGTCGGTCTCGGCCGCGGCTGTGCAACACAAGCA CCCATGCTCGCCGTCCAAAACGGAATCGCACCAGACGACCTCTCCACCGGAATGGCCATTCTTACGTTCTGCCAAACATTCGGCGGATCCGTATTTCTGGCCGTGGCCAATGTGATTTTCAGCGAAGGGCTGAAGAGCCAGATCCCGCGGTATGCGCCCAATGTGCATCCTGACGTGGTGATTGCAGCTGGGGCGACGGGTTTCAGGCAGACCGTCAGCGGTGATGACCTGCAGGGTGTGTTGAAGGGGTACGCGAGGGCTGTGGGGTGGGTGTTTTATCTTGTTGCCGCGCTTTGTGTTGTTACGTTTGCGTCTGGGTGggggatgggatgggtggatttgaggaagaagaagggggatgGCGATGTTAAGGCGAGTGATAATGGGAAGgtgaaggatgaagagaagggggaggcTTCCGTTTGA
- a CDS encoding transcription factor domain-containing protein (COG:S;~EggNog:ENOG410PN18;~InterPro:IPR001138,IPR036864;~go_function: GO:0000981 - DNA-binding transcription factor activity, RNA polymerase II-specific [Evidence IEA];~go_function: GO:0008270 - zinc ion binding [Evidence IEA];~go_process: GO:0006355 - regulation of transcription, DNA-templated [Evidence IEA]) yields MSDSAWTTAPYGRACASCAQAKCRCLVADGEGSCARCRRLNRECIPAPRTRKMNPMRRSVAAKTAQLERRLDELTTLLSSQAVQSNAASNPTPAAPDAPLSDSGFSSASQAPGRSPPCIQAYVGDIPQLGPAQPVTGDNHATDDQQILDEFCANRLPYLPFIYIPPLTPVEKIKRESPFLWRSMLTLHCKDTARRMALHTEFKTAAANALLVECHRSFDLLQSLVVYLAWIGFECQPRKISLGPYMQMVTGLVLDIGLNRPPPQTPDIPGAQFIRTGTGSCRPWVSLTRSMDERRAVLGCFVVCSALSHTLGRTDSLRWTPHMKECLDVLQEAKEAPGDAVLAQMVRAQLVVDKVIKELGHDFEAVGDAERKAPLSVYVKGLQAQIDDVRNSTPPELFQNNILPLHLYHAETTIYETAMAKSAATDEIDFARLDHLYACLNAVQKRFDVLLSLPASEFAYIPSTILFPTAHSLISLLRLSTFEYPGWDPVMVRRTADLLFLTQQVADKFSKAAEVVGIQNPPNSETADCFTTASRILLGLRAGWASRLPEIPNIETTAAADKVPPLPEINQELIDTWLSSQDFAFLSEPSFGGAWWY; encoded by the exons ATGAGCGACTCCGCTTGGACAACTGCCCCATACGGCCGCGCTTGCGCCAGTTGCGCGCAGGCCAAATGCAGATGCCTGGTTGCGGATGGTGAAGGAAGCTGTGCCAG ATGTCGCCGATTGAATCGAGAGTGTATACCCGCTCCGCGAACACGAAAGATGAATCCCATGCGGAGATCCGTCGCTGCAAAGACCGCTCAGTTGGAGCGCAGACTGGACGAACTCACCACCCTGCTCTCGAGCCAAGCTGTGCAGTCCAACGCTGCGTCTAATCCCACTCCTGCTGCCCCGGACGCTCCGCTGTCGGATTCGGGGTTCAGCAGTGCGTCTCAGGCGCCTGGGCGGTCTCCACCTTGTATACAGGCGTATGTGGGTGATATCCCACAGCTTGGTCCTGCTCAGCCTGTCACTGGTGATAATCATGCGACGGATGACCAACAGATTCTCGATGAGTTTTGTGCAAACAGACTTCCTTATCTGCCTTTCATTTACATTCCGCCCCTTACCCCAGTCGAAAAGATTAAGCGCGAATCTCCGTTCCTGTGGCGCAGTATGCTTACGCTGCATTGCAAGGACACGGCCCGGCGGATGGCCCTCCATACGGAGTTTAAAACCGCGGCTGCCAATGCGCTGCTTGTGGAGTGTCACCGGAGTTTTGACCTGCTGCAGTCTCTTGTAGTATACCTTGCGTG GATCGGGTTTGAATGCCAGCCGCGCAAAATTTCCCTTGGCCCGTACATGCAGATGGTCACCGGCTTGGTCCTGGACATAGGCCTCAACAGGCCTCCACCGCAGACGCCTGATATCCCTGGAGCACAGTTCATCAGGACTGGGACGGGGTCCTGTCGGCCTTGGGTGTCTTTAACTCGCAGCATGGACGAGCGGCGGGCTGTTCTTGGCTGTTTTGTTGTCTGCTCCGC TCTATCACATACTCTGGGCCGCACAGACTCACTCCGGTGGACACCCCATATGAAAGAATGTCTAGATGTCCTTCaggaagcaaaagaagcacCGGGCGACGCTGTACTGGCGCAGATGGTCCGCGCCCAGCTGGTTGTCGACAAGGTAATAAAAGAACTAGGCCATGACTTCGAGGCAGTAGGTGATGCAGAGCGCAAGGCACCGCTATCTGTCTACGTCAAGGGGCTGCAGGCGCAGATCGACGATGTGCGCAATTCCACACCACCGGAGCTGTTCCAGAACA ACATTCTACCTTTACATTTGTATCACGCTGAAACCACAATCTACGAAACGGCAATGGCGAAATCCGCCGCAACCGACGAAATCGACTTCGCCCGCCTCGACCATCTTTACGCCTGTCTCAATGCAGTCCAAAAGCGATTTGATGTGCTTCTCAGCCTCCCGGCATCTGAATTCGCATATATACCCTCAaccatcctcttccccacAGCTCATTCCCTAATCTCACTCCTCCGTTTATCCACCTTTGAATATCCCGGCTGGGACCCGGTGATGGTCCGCCGAACAGCcgacctcctcttcctcacccaGCAAGTAGCCGACAAATTCTCCAAGGCCGCGGAAGTAGTAGGCATCCAGAACCCACCCAACAGCGAAACAGCAGACTGCTTCACCACGGCGTCCCGAATACTACTAGGGCTGCGAGCTGGGTGGGCGTCTCGGCTTCCCGAAATACCCAATATAGAGACCACAGCCGCAGCGGACAAGGTCCCACCGCTACCGGAGATCAATCAGGAGCTTATAGACACTTGGCTATCCTCTCAAGATTTTGCTTTCCTGTCGGAACCCTCGTTTGGAGGTGCTTGGTGGTACTAG
- a CDS encoding alpha/beta hydrolase (CAZy:CE10;~COG:V;~EggNog:ENOG410PM74;~InterPro:IPR029058,IPR013094;~MEROPS:MER0034665;~PFAM:PF07859;~go_function: GO:0016787 - hydrolase activity [Evidence IEA]): MDDYIVPDEIEVLQPPFKEELVSLSKPDPDLAALFDQLPLPSGGFFTGAPLDDLRTQHTAIEKELYETGPTLGTRESVGRIPMRDGYKSEIRVFRPSVLPDDGGPVFVLIYGGGYLVGSNMQLAPSARALSALYNATTITVSYRLAPEHPFPTAPEDVWDSVKWIAQHATLLGADPSKGFILGGVSAGGHLTTLTAQRAVKEKLSPPLTGLWVAVPVTTLTEEGIPSQYRSDWVSRTQNQHAPILDVADINFSKEAYKPNSTSDNFTPFMYPDRAHQLPPAYIQVAGLDPLRDDGLIYERYLRDHGVKTRLDVYPGAPHCHHAIFPELESSKKFRRDTPVGVGWLLGREVSDEDVTNVAGEALGLVDIIARAAL; the protein is encoded by the exons ATGGACGATTACATTGTTCCAGACGAAATCGAGGTCCTTCAGCCTCCGTTCAAAGAGGAGTTGGTCTCGCTGAGCAAGCCTGACCCTGACCTCGCTGCT CTATTTGACCAACTGCCATTGCCCTCTGGTGGGTTCTTCACCGGCGCCCCCCTCGATGACCTTCGCACCCAGCACACAGCCATCGAGAAGGAATTGTACGAAACTGGCCCGACCCTCGGAACCAGGGAGTCAGTAGGCAGGATCCCCATGCGAGACGGATACAAAAGTGAGATCCGCGTATTCAGGCCCAGCGTTCTCCCCGACGACGGAGGTCCTGTGTTCGTTCTGATATATGGCGGAGGGTATTTGGTCGGCAGCAACATGCAGCTCGCTCCGTCCGCGCGAGCCCTGTCTGCCTTGTACAACGCAACCACCATCACCGTCTCCTATAGGCTGGCCCCAGAGCACCCTTTTCCTACTGCTCCAGAGGACGTCTGGGACTCGGTCAAGTGGATAGCCCAGCACGCAACCCTGCTCGGCGCCGACCCATCCAAGGGCTTCATTCTCGGCGGCGTCTCAGCCGGCGGCCACTTGACTACTCTTACAGCCCAGCGCGCCGTCAAAGAGAAGCTCTCGCCCCCTCTAACGGGTCTCTGGGTGGCTGTCCCCGTCACGACCTTGACAGAAGAAGGAATCCCCTCGCAATACCGCAGCGATTGGGTGTCCCGAACCCAAAACCAACACGCACCTATCCTGGACGTGGCCGACATCAACTTCTCGAAAGAGGCATACAAACCCAACAGCACTTCCGACAATTTCACACCCTTCATGTATCCCGATCGTGCGCACCAGCTCCCGCCCGCCTATATCCAGGTTGCGGGTTTGGATCCCCTTCGCGACGACGGCTTGATCTATGAGCGTTATCTCCGGGACCACGGGGTTAAGACTCGTCTGGATGTTTATCCTGGTGCTCCACACTGCCACCACGCCATATTTCCAGAGCTGGAGTCGTCCAAGAAGTTTCGTCGTGACACGCCTGTTGGTGTGGGTTGGCTGTTGGGCAGGGAAGTCAGTGACGAGGATGTCACCAATGTTGCGGGCGAGGCGCTGGGCTTGGTCGATATTATCGCCCGGGCAGCGCTGTGA
- a CDS encoding class I SAM-dependent methyltransferase (COG:S;~EggNog:ENOG410PJSS;~InterPro:IPR029063;~PFAM:PF13489,PF08241,PF13649), with translation MAATTRLEIAIDEDVASFTDTSSTGTSLADSVLQYEYKHGRRYHAYQAGSYAFPNDEPEQDRLDMVHHVYYRALNNRLFLAPFDPAGKKVLDIGTGTGIWAIQFGDWYPEAAEIVGNDLSPIQSAWVPPNVRFIIDDVEKPWVPGEEYDFIHCRYMAGSIKDWPTLIQQCFDNLKPGGWLELQETANRLYSEDGSLKDDSATNRMIDGLIEACDKIGRTMDPAPQMERWVREAGFDKGQILTEKLKLPVGIWPKDARLKECGALLRVNFIEGVSGFTSVLFGDVLGWTRDEIEALNAGVRAESLRNDIHPIFDFHIISAQKPL, from the coding sequence ATGGCTGCCACAACACGGTTGGAGATCGCCATTGACGAGGACGTCGCGTCATTTACCGACACATCAAGCACTGGAACATCACTGGCCGACAGCGTGCTGCAATACGAATACAAGCACGGCCGGCGCTACCACGCTTATCAGGCTGGCAGTTATGCGTTTCCTAATGACGAGCCCGAGCAGGACCGGTTGGATATGGTGCACCACGTGTACTACCGCGCCCTGAACAACAGGCTCTTCCTGGCTCCGTTCGACCCGGCGGGGAAGAAAGTTCTGGATATCGGCACAGGGACGGGCATCTGGGCAATCCAGTTCGGGGACTGGTATCCTGAGGCTGCTGAGATCGTGGGGAATGATCTCAGTCCAATCCAGTCTGCCTGGGTGCCGCCCAATGTACGGTTTATTATTGACGATGTTGAGAAGCCATGGGTCCCCGGAGAGGAGTATGACTTCATTCACTGTCGGTATATGGCCGGGAGTATTAAAGACTGGCCAACGTTAATACAGCAGTGTTTCGATAACCTGAAGCCAGGCGGGTGGCTGGAGCTACAAGAGACAGCAAACAGACTCTACAGCGAGGATGGGAGCCTGAAAGACGACAGCGCCACGAACAGGATGATCGACGGCCTGATCGAAGCCTGCGACAAGATCGGGCGCACCATGGACCCCGCGCCGCAGATGGAGCGGTGGGTGCGCGAGGCCGGCTTCGACAAGGGTCAGATCCTGACGGAGAAACTCAAGCTGCCTGTGGGCATCTGGCCCAAGGACGCAAGGCTCAAGGAGTGCGGGGCGCTGCTACGCGTGAACTTTATCGAGGGCGTCTCTGGGTTTACGTCTGTGCTGTTTGGCGATGTGCTGGGGTGGACGCGCGACGAGATCGAGGCGCTGAACGCCGGTGTGCGCGCGGAGTCGCTGCGCAATGATATCCATCCGATCTTTGATTTCCATATTATCAGCGCTCAGAAACCGCTCTAG
- a CDS encoding uncharacterized protein (COG:S;~EggNog:ENOG410Q2DN;~TransMembrane:6 (o39-63i70-93o99-121i133-158o178-196i217-246o)), with protein sequence MIHVKYHLNVFPSPHRLSRDAPPMLSDSVSVTLTQPQEYAFTAFSAITLYNSIELIILCLATFKRYHGVYFWSLFITSCSLIVNTLGFILLFFVNVTPYVSVTIVLIGWYCMITGHSIVLWSRLHLVLHQPRILRAILYLIIVNAVVLQIPTTVLLYGAVSPSVGETFTKGYNIIERIQLVVFCLQESLLSSIYIWETAKLLYLRPQRAHRIILVQLLAINIVILALDIVVVVFQYAGLFALQVVFKPVAYSIKLRLEYAILGRLVVFATGAQGSSSSGRSQNESGPSWPGMVGVSDESWRSGGSSKSNPCRCGNS encoded by the coding sequence ATGATACATGTCAAATATCATCTCAACGTCTTTCCTTCACCTCACCGACTCAGTAGGGATGCCCCCCCAATGTTGTCCGATAGCGTGAGCGTCACCCTCACCCAACCGCAGGAGTATGCCTTCACAGCCTTCTCCGCCATTACGCTCTACAACTCCATCGAGCTGATCATCCTCTGCCTGGCCACTTTCAAGCGCTACCACGGCGTCTACTTCTGGAGCCTGTTCATCACATCATGCAGCCTCATCGTGAACACCCTTGGCTTCATCCTGCTCTTCTTTGTCAACGTCACCCCATACGTCTCCGTCACAATCGTGCTCATCGGGTGGTACTGCATGATAACAGGGCACTCGATCGTGCTCTGGTCGCGCCTGCACCTCGTCCTCCATCAGCCTCGCATCCTGCGCGCAATCCTCTACCTGATCATAGTCAATGCAGTTGTCCTGCAAATACCCACCACCGTCCTCCTGTACGGCGCCGTCTCACCCTCTGTCGGGGAGACCTTCACAAAAGGGTACAACATCATCGAGCGCATCCAGCTCGTGGTCTTTTGTCTGCAGGAATCGCTCCTCTCGAGCATCTATATCTGGGAAACGGCCAAGCTGCTGTATTTGCGCCCGCAGCGCGCCCACCGCATTATTCTGGTCCAGCTGCTGGCTATCAATATTGTCAttctggcgctggatatcgTGGTCGTTGTCTTCCAGTACGCGGGACTGTTTGCGCTGCAGGTTGTCTTTAAGCCGGTTGCGTATAGTATCAAGTTGAGGCTGGAGTATGCGATTCTGGgaaggctggtggtgtttgCGACGGGCGCGCAGGggtcctcgtccagcggcAGATCGCAGAACGAAAGTGGTCCATCGTGGCCGGGGATGGTGGGTGTGAGTGATGAATCGTGGAGAAGCGGAGGCAGTTCGAAAAGCAATCCCTGTAGATGTGGCAATTCATAG
- a CDS encoding alpha-hydroxy acid oxidase (COG:C;~EggNog:ENOG410PKHE;~InterPro:IPR012133,IPR037396,IPR008259,IPR013785, IPR000262;~PFAM:PF01070;~go_function: GO:0003824 - catalytic activity [Evidence IEA];~go_function: GO:0010181 - FMN binding [Evidence IEA];~go_function: GO:0016491 - oxidoreductase activity [Evidence IEA];~go_process: GO:0055114 - oxidation-reduction process [Evidence IEA]) encodes MPGPESPTTPITVADFKEIARQRLEKPVWDYYNAGADDENTINRNEEIYKKVLLRPQVLRNVANVDTATTIFGKRYDIPIAVAPTAYQKLVSADGEIDVARACRALGTNFILSTNATTTMEDVIEALPSRGGNHPSPWFQLYFLGDRNVTAALIKRAEAAGYEALVLTVDTAVLGNRLPMRKNPFKLPPGLSMENVKSRSAGGVNKARLLLEARTAADAKKVAREHSSALVDASLSWEEVIPWLRSQTEMKIILKGIMTAEDAVRAVEAGVDAIVVSNHGGRQLDGVPSTLEMLPEISDAVKGVIPILFDGGISKGSDVFKTLALGADLCLIGRSALWGLAYDGQAGLESVFHILERELWRTMALMGVDSLAGISRSMLGRARENGFGVSKL; translated from the exons ATGCCCGGGCCTGAAAGTCCAACCACGCCTATCACCGTCGCCGACTTCAAGGAGATTGCTCGACAACGCCTTGAGAAACCAGTATGGGACTACTATAATGCCGGAGCTGATGACGAGAATACAATAAACCGCAACGAGGAGATTTACAAAAA GGTTTTATTGCGCCCTCAAGTTCTCAGAAATGTCGCCAACGTGGATACAGCCACAACAATATTCGGAAAGCGCTACGATATCCCAATAGCCGTTGCTCCTACTGCATATCAGAAGCTGGTGAGCGCCGACGGCGAGATAGACGTCGCTCGTGCGTGCCGTGCTCTCGGCACCAACTTCATCCTCTCTACCAATGCCACAACAACGATGGAAGACGTTATAGAAGCCCTACCATCCCGCGGCGGTAATCACCCCAGTCCCTGGTTTCAACTTTACTTCCTAGGCGATCGAAACGTGACCGCAGCGTTGATTAAACGCGCCGAAGCCGCGGGCTATGAAGCCCTAGTCCTGACGGTGGACACGGCTGTTTTAGGCAACCGTCTGCCAATGAGGAAGAATCCCTTCAAGCTTCCACCTGGTCTGAGTATGGAAAATGTCAAGTCGAGGTCCGCGGGGGGCGTCAACAAAGCGCGGCTCCTTCTGGAGGCTAGAACAGCTGCGGATGCGAAAAAGGTGGCCCGGGAGCATTCTTCGGCCCTGGTCGATGCGAGTCTATCCTGGGAGGAGGTCATCCCCTGGTTGCGGTCTCAAACCGAAATGAAAATCATCCTTAAGGGTATAATGACCGCTGAAGATGCCGTCCGAGCAGTGGAAGCTGGAGTCGACGCCATAGTCGTTTCAAATCACGGTGGAAGACAGCTGGATGGTGTGCCATCCACCTTGGAGATGCTACCAGAAATCTCCGATGCAGTCAAAGGAGTCATACCTATTTTATTCGATGGCGGGATCAGCAAAGGCAGCGATGTGTTTAAAACCCTGGCACTCGGGGCGGATTTGTGCCTTATAGGTCGGTCGGCACTATGGGGGTTAGCTTACGACGGGCAAGCCGGGTTGGAAAGTGTTTTTCATATCTTGGAAAGGGAACTTTGGCGCACTATGGCTCTCATGGGTGTGGATTCTTTGGCAGGAATATCCAGGTCTATGTTGGGACGGGCCAGAGAGAATGGGTTTGGAGTGTCAAAGCTGTAG
- a CDS encoding uncharacterized protein (COG:E;~EggNog:ENOG410QDKR;~InterPro:IPR004841;~PFAM:PF13520,PF00324;~TransMembrane:12 (i52-69o81-99i132-154o160-182i194-211o243-261i282-303o340-365i385-405o411-437i457-478o490-509i);~go_component: GO:0016020 - membrane [Evidence IEA];~go_process: GO:0055085 - transmembrane transport [Evidence IEA]), protein MSPKSTIHDPAPDAQGKESEKPASVLASHPELVSDHSTEEGGLQRRLENRQIQLIAIGGSIGTALFVSINEGLNKGGPGSLLIAYAVYSAMLSLVNNGIAEMSTYMPISGAFIRLAGKWVDEAFGFMAGWNFYFYEALLVPFEITALNLVLGFWSDNIPVGAICAACIILYAVLNILAVKAYGESEFWLSSGKVILIGILFFFTFITMVGGNPQGDAYGFRYFNTPGAFAEHNSQGTLGQFEGFLGALWSASFTCVGPEYVSVVAAEAKFPRKYIKTAFKTVYYRFVVFFVGGALCCGIVVAYNDPALVQALSGESSGSAAASPYVIAMRNLKIQALPHLINALLVTTIFSAGNTYTYCATRTLYGLAIDGRAPAIFTKCTKQGIPIYCFALTMLFACLSFLQLSKNSASVLSWLISLTTAAGIIDYIVMCITYICFYRACVAQGFDRNTLPYKGYFQPYCAYIGLVWMTLVVTCYGYESFRPWDTTGFFTHYTMLIVGAVLFTAWKVLKRTRWLRPHELDLHWEAPRITAYEELLLLTESENSFWGEVFGVFRRGKGGRGVPVQESV, encoded by the exons ATGTCACCCAAAAGCACTATACACGACCCGGCCCCTGATGCCCAGGGGAAGGAGTCCGAGAAGCCTGCCTCAGTCTTAGCCAGCCACCCGGAACTCGTCAGCGACCATAGCACAGAGGAGGGTGGCCTGCAGCGTAGGCTGGAGAACCGCCAGATCcagctcatcgccatcggaGGCTCCATTGGGACTGCCCTCTTCGTAAGTATCAACGAGGGACTCAACAAGGGAGGGCCTGGCAGTCTTCTCATTGCATATGCAGTCTACAGCGCCATGCTATCTCTCGTCAACAATGGAATAGCCGAGATGTCCACGTACATGCCCATCAGCGGTGCCTTTATTCGGCTTGCTGGGAAATGGGTGGACGAGGCGTTTGGTTTCATGGCTGGATGGAACTTCTACTTCTATGAAGCCCTCCTTGTCCCGTTTGAGATCACAGCGCTGAATCTGGTGCTTGGTTTCTGGAGTGACAATATCCCAGTAGGGGCGATCTGTGCGGCTTGCATTATCCTATATGC CGTCCTCAACATCCTAGCAGTCAAAGCCTACGGTGAATCCGAATTCTGGCTCTCCAGCGGTAAGGTAATTCTAATaggcatcctcttcttcttcaccttcataACCATGGTCGGCGGCAATCCCCAAGGCGACGCATACGGCTTCCGCTACTTCAACACCCCAGGCGCCTTCGCAGAGCACAACTCCCAAGGCACCCTCGGCCAGTTCGAaggcttcctcggcgccctcTGGTCCGCCTCTTTTACTTGTGTCGGCCCCGAGTACGTCTCGGTGGTGGCAGCCGAGGCCAAGTTCCCCCGCAAATACATCAAAACGGCCTTCAAAACCGTATACTACCGCTTCgtggtcttcttcgtcggcggCGCCCTCTGCTGCGGTATTGTCGTAGCCTACAACGACCCAGCCCTTGTCCAAGCCCTATCCGGTGAATCGTCCGGATCCGCCGCCGCGTCTCCCTACGTGATCGCCATGCGCAACCTCAAAATCCAAGCCCTACCGCACCTCATCAAtgccctcctcgtcaccaccatcttctccgccggcaACACGTACACGTACTGCGCAACTAGAACCCTCTACGGCCTCGCCATTGACGGCCGCGCCCCCGCCATCTTCACCAAATGCACCAAACAGGGAATCCCCATCTACTGCTTCGCCCTGACAATGCTCTTCGcctgtctctccttcctGCAACTGTCTAAGAACTCCGCCTCCGTGCTCTCCTGGCTAATAAGTCTCACCACGGCCGCAGGAATCATCGACTACATTGTCATGTGCATTACGTATATCTGCTTCTACCGCGCGTGCGTCGCCCAGGGGTTCGACCGCAACACTCTCCCCTACAAGGGCTATTTCCAGCCCTACTGCGCGTACATCGGGCTCGTGTGGATGACACTGGTCGTGACGTGCTACGGGTACGAGAGCTTCAGACCCTGGGACACGACGGGGTTCTTTACGCACTATACCATGCTGATTGTGGGCGCGGTGCTGTTTACGGCGTGGAAGGTGCTCAAGCGGACGAGGTGGTTGAGGCCGCACGAGCTGGATCTGCATTGGGAGGCGCCGAGGATTACGGCTTATGAGGAGCTATTGCTGTTGACGGAGAGTGAGAATTCGTTTTGGGGGGAGGTGTTTGGGGTGTTTAGACGGGGGAagggggggaggggggtcCCTGTCCAGGAGTCTGTTTAG